From Gimesia panareensis, the proteins below share one genomic window:
- a CDS encoding carboxypeptidase regulatory-like domain-containing protein, which translates to MCDEQGKPLPGAKLFANVVYHNESKKIRIVNSDLVADSDGVMTLKLPAQTQSMRLWVSRPDYVSEYISFGEGDPEKEKQIPDHFEFQLARGTQISGVVVDENGQPIPKVTVSVSLTVGKPDKSADPRPIISISTEAVTDKTGKWSVNIAPAKQPGEDVRFRLKFTHQDYISDSRWGELQALQNLTTAMLRDGTARIVLRRGQSIKGTIFNTAGDPVTKGIVVWNDAPYFGSTVNETKIDQSGHFETLSLPPGKHPVTVVAPGFMPVRQIVDVNQSLKELTFAMKPGKRLTLKIVDADGNPVPKASVSLQGWHGAKSLYNVRHPNVLNSEIPTHADENGIYVWDWAPDDPVTYRILGKSGAKSVTLVATEKPHVIQLDYPLTISGNVTDARTGKPVSTFRVIPVIEFRPDFLTTSFSNAVKGKAGKFKITLDPTMDDYRRLIRIEADGYRSALSQSSYGLGDGSVIQNFTLEPAPARRGKVVNSDGKPVVNAAIRLGTPTIVPIVSNGKSDPEGMPANTTTEGEFEIAATFEPTRIRATHASGYAEVLRQPGEEIGTLTLKPWASVSGRLMQAGKPIGGETIQFKPIQEHPLGSARLQDTYTVLTDKNGRFEFKQLPPIAGSVRAILGPWVDSPLTSGQSIPLDLQPGDHKTIALGNQGVTLTGTVVETGRDQAPLNKKWSINYLIRREGGLDWPVDAPSLNFDPTQPLRLAALEDPNFATWQRTRAYYFVKLAPDGQLKINGVPPGKYDLLVQLYEPPAGCLVNPVGQKIIPVEVTEQNLKSGTLALGQLTVPCKLGPQQGSNLYAFEFTDPAGQAHSIYELKGRYVLLQAWASWCAPCLKSMPEIQALTAQYQEQKLTVIGLNVDQDPLEAQNLVKRKGWNWTQHYMEAETERARRLTVSSVPIYFLVGPDGVVTSVSKDWNEMQQTINKLLKEKSAP; encoded by the coding sequence GTGTGTGACGAACAGGGCAAACCCCTTCCCGGAGCGAAACTGTTTGCGAATGTCGTTTATCACAATGAATCGAAAAAAATCCGCATCGTCAACTCCGATCTCGTGGCAGACTCTGATGGTGTGATGACACTCAAACTTCCCGCTCAGACCCAGAGTATGCGCCTCTGGGTCAGCAGGCCCGACTATGTTTCTGAATATATCAGTTTTGGTGAAGGTGATCCGGAGAAAGAAAAACAGATCCCGGATCACTTTGAATTTCAACTCGCTCGCGGCACACAGATTTCCGGGGTGGTCGTCGACGAGAATGGTCAGCCGATTCCCAAGGTAACCGTCAGTGTCAGCTTGACGGTGGGTAAACCAGACAAAAGTGCGGATCCACGACCAATCATCAGCATCAGTACGGAAGCCGTCACAGATAAAACAGGGAAATGGTCTGTCAACATCGCACCGGCAAAGCAACCGGGAGAAGATGTTCGATTCCGCCTCAAGTTTACCCACCAGGACTACATCAGTGATTCCAGATGGGGAGAGCTGCAGGCGCTGCAGAATCTGACGACCGCCATGCTGAGGGACGGCACTGCCAGAATCGTACTGCGTCGTGGTCAAAGCATTAAAGGGACCATCTTCAATACAGCCGGCGATCCGGTCACGAAAGGGATCGTCGTCTGGAACGATGCCCCCTACTTCGGCAGTACCGTCAATGAAACAAAGATCGATCAGTCAGGACATTTCGAAACCCTCTCGCTTCCGCCGGGGAAGCATCCCGTGACGGTTGTCGCTCCCGGTTTCATGCCCGTACGTCAAATCGTTGACGTGAATCAATCGCTGAAAGAACTGACCTTTGCCATGAAGCCGGGAAAACGGCTCACGCTTAAAATCGTAGACGCTGATGGCAATCCGGTCCCCAAAGCCTCCGTCAGTCTGCAGGGTTGGCATGGAGCCAAGTCACTCTACAACGTGCGGCACCCGAATGTACTCAATTCCGAAATTCCCACACACGCCGACGAAAACGGCATCTATGTCTGGGACTGGGCACCCGATGATCCTGTCACGTACCGCATCCTGGGTAAGTCCGGTGCTAAATCAGTGACTCTGGTCGCGACGGAAAAACCACATGTCATCCAACTGGATTACCCTTTGACGATCTCTGGAAATGTAACCGATGCCAGGACCGGTAAACCCGTATCAACGTTTCGCGTCATCCCTGTGATTGAATTTCGTCCCGACTTTTTAACGACCTCATTTTCAAATGCTGTGAAAGGCAAAGCAGGCAAATTTAAGATCACATTAGACCCCACCATGGACGACTACCGTCGCCTGATCCGCATCGAAGCGGACGGCTATCGATCTGCGTTGAGTCAATCTTCGTATGGCCTCGGAGATGGATCCGTTATACAGAATTTTACTCTGGAACCAGCTCCTGCCAGAAGAGGTAAGGTTGTCAATTCGGATGGGAAACCGGTTGTGAATGCGGCGATCAGGCTCGGTACTCCGACCATTGTTCCGATCGTCAGTAATGGCAAATCAGATCCAGAGGGCATGCCGGCTAATACCACTACAGAAGGGGAGTTCGAAATCGCCGCGACTTTCGAACCGACCCGCATTCGCGCGACGCATGCGTCCGGTTATGCAGAAGTCCTGCGTCAGCCGGGAGAGGAGATCGGCACTTTAACTTTGAAACCCTGGGCGTCTGTTTCAGGCAGACTCATGCAGGCAGGCAAACCGATCGGAGGTGAAACGATTCAGTTCAAGCCGATTCAAGAGCACCCCCTGGGATCAGCACGACTTCAAGACACCTATACTGTACTCACCGATAAAAATGGACGCTTTGAATTCAAACAGCTCCCTCCGATTGCAGGCTCCGTTCGCGCGATACTGGGTCCCTGGGTTGATTCGCCGCTGACCTCCGGTCAGTCGATTCCATTGGATCTCCAACCGGGCGACCATAAAACGATTGCACTGGGGAATCAGGGAGTCACGCTAACGGGCACGGTCGTCGAAACCGGTCGCGATCAGGCCCCTTTGAATAAAAAATGGTCGATCAATTACCTGATCCGTCGTGAGGGTGGGCTGGACTGGCCAGTAGATGCTCCCAGCTTAAACTTCGATCCTACACAACCGCTGCGGCTCGCAGCTCTGGAGGATCCGAATTTTGCCACCTGGCAGCGCACCCGAGCCTACTATTTCGTGAAACTGGCCCCTGATGGCCAGCTGAAAATCAATGGTGTGCCACCGGGAAAGTATGACCTGCTGGTGCAACTGTATGAGCCCCCGGCAGGCTGTCTGGTCAATCCGGTTGGCCAGAAAATCATCCCGGTCGAAGTCACAGAGCAGAATCTGAAATCAGGAACGCTGGCTCTGGGTCAACTGACCGTTCCCTGCAAACTGGGGCCACAGCAGGGATCGAATCTGTATGCATTTGAATTCACAGACCCGGCAGGCCAGGCGCACTCCATTTATGAGCTGAAAGGCCGCTATGTCCTGCTGCAGGCCTGGGCCAGTTGGTGTGCCCCCTGTTTGAAAAGTATGCCTGAGATTCAGGCGCTGACCGCACAATACCAGGAGCAAAAGTTAACGGTGATTGGTCTGAACGTCGATCAGGATCCGCTTGAGGCACAGAACCTGGTCAAACGCAAAGGCTGGAACTGGACTCAGCATTACATGGAAGCAGAAACAGAGCGGGCACGCAG
- a CDS encoding AI-2E family transporter yields the protein MHQAGQETSTESDQPGVRDRAVVRLKEHSQTGSSSKLAHAIIALIFVVILAAVLVVMWEVIFTLFLAILFGVFLNHSSRWLSQQTRLPYQASLASLVVALACLSAGITAFFFVQINQQVEQASQQIEKGVEKVRSWTEQYSTVRSVIRSTPFLDRRLFPESDRRQNQDTAQSDSSSSASGEQPPRQTPDEKQNTSGEASEPDLSSLKGTARQAFSFAGTMFKSTFGLVVNTVLILFVGLFLATSPTTYREGTVMLFPPERRERLRQLMIQLGDTLWHWLIGRFGSMLVTGIGAWLVLLLIGVPMAGTLGFITGLLTFIPNIGAAIAFILAILVALPQGVTTAALVVPAFIGLQLVESYVITPLIQKQQVSLPPALLISFQAIMGVLFGFLGAAIASPILAAGKVAIQELYVKDYLENQPAETEEDSD from the coding sequence ATGCACCAGGCAGGTCAGGAAACCAGCACAGAATCAGACCAGCCCGGGGTAAGAGATCGAGCAGTCGTTCGCTTGAAAGAGCATTCGCAAACCGGTTCTTCCAGCAAACTGGCTCATGCAATTATAGCGCTCATATTTGTTGTGATCCTTGCCGCGGTGCTGGTCGTTATGTGGGAGGTGATCTTCACACTCTTCCTGGCGATCCTGTTTGGCGTCTTTCTGAATCACTCCAGCCGTTGGTTAAGCCAGCAAACCCGGCTCCCCTATCAGGCGAGTCTGGCTTCTCTGGTTGTTGCGTTAGCCTGTCTCAGTGCGGGTATCACGGCATTTTTCTTTGTGCAGATCAATCAACAGGTCGAACAGGCCAGCCAGCAGATAGAAAAAGGGGTGGAGAAGGTTCGCAGTTGGACGGAACAATATTCCACCGTCAGGTCAGTCATTCGCTCGACTCCCTTTCTGGATCGCAGGCTTTTCCCGGAATCGGATCGACGTCAGAATCAGGACACAGCACAATCAGACTCATCCAGCTCCGCCTCCGGAGAGCAGCCGCCGAGACAAACGCCTGACGAAAAACAAAACACTTCCGGAGAAGCCTCAGAGCCCGATCTCAGCTCCCTTAAAGGGACCGCCCGACAGGCTTTCAGTTTCGCCGGGACCATGTTTAAGTCGACATTCGGCCTGGTGGTGAATACGGTGCTGATCCTGTTCGTCGGCCTCTTTCTGGCAACATCGCCCACGACCTACCGAGAGGGAACAGTCATGTTGTTTCCCCCCGAGCGGCGCGAGCGCCTCAGACAATTGATGATCCAACTGGGTGACACTCTCTGGCACTGGTTGATCGGCCGCTTCGGTTCCATGCTGGTGACTGGTATAGGCGCATGGCTGGTCCTGCTGCTGATCGGCGTCCCCATGGCGGGAACGTTAGGATTCATCACCGGCCTGCTCACATTCATTCCCAACATCGGTGCCGCGATTGCCTTTATCCTGGCAATCCTGGTCGCCCTGCCACAAGGTGTCACCACAGCCGCTCTGGTCGTCCCTGCATTTATCGGCCTGCAGCTGGTGGAGAGTTATGTCATCACGCCGTTAATTCAAAAGCAGCAGGTCTCGTTGCCCCCGGCTCTGCTCATTTCGTTTCAGGCTATCATGGGAGTCCTGTTCGGCTTTCTGGGAGCAGCCATCGCCTCCCCAATTCTGGCAGCCGGTAAGGTCGCGATCCAGGAACTCTATGTGAAAGATTACCTGGAAAATCAGCCTGCTGAGACGGAAGAAGACAGCGACTGA
- a CDS encoding DUF6314 family protein → MSATLDLSALWKCLATIKSLTFTAQSFDSGSGWNGTGTGVVKVECINPQTMLFHESGQWSPPNGQVLRFTNVYRWSAFSEQKQLRLEHLRFGITNPVYLFDLQQTSDTQWDSIEPHVCSEDLYTATLSLKDETLHLDWTVKGATKNERISYVYQ, encoded by the coding sequence ATGTCTGCCACCCTGGACCTGTCGGCACTCTGGAAATGCCTGGCAACGATCAAAAGTCTGACCTTCACAGCACAATCCTTCGATTCCGGCAGCGGCTGGAATGGGACCGGGACCGGAGTAGTCAAAGTCGAGTGCATCAATCCGCAGACGATGCTGTTTCATGAATCCGGCCAGTGGTCACCGCCGAACGGGCAGGTCCTCCGTTTTACGAACGTTTATCGCTGGAGTGCCTTCTCTGAGCAGAAACAGTTGCGGCTGGAACACTTGCGTTTCGGAATCACAAATCCCGTTTATTTGTTCGATCTGCAGCAGACTTCAGATACCCAATGGGACTCAATCGAACCACATGTCTGCAGCGAAGATCTCTATACCGCTACGCTGAGTCTGAAAGACGAGACCCTGCATCTGGACTGGACGGTGAAAGGCGCCACGAAGAATGAACGTATCTCTTATGTTTACCAATGA